Proteins from a genomic interval of Natator depressus isolate rNatDep1 chromosome 20, rNatDep2.hap1, whole genome shotgun sequence:
- the METTL1 gene encoding tRNA (guanine-N(7)-)-methyltransferase — MAGAPPQKRFYRQRAHSNPLADHTLRYPTKPEEMNWAEHYPEFFAPLTKDDRHDDPKDSEERVKPAVQVEFADIGCGYGGLLVELSPLFPNTLMLGLEIRVKVSDYVRDRIQSLRASHPGQYQNIACVRSNAMKHLPNFFHKGQLAKMFFLFPDPHFKKTKHKWRIISSTLLAEYAYVLRIGGLVYTITDVEEVHEWMVGHFSGHPLFVQVPLEDLGSDPIVGRLGTSTEEGKKVQRNSGKTFPAVFRRIEDEALQEGVPGTEQFQGAPDT, encoded by the exons ATGGCGGGGGCCCCGCCCCAGAAACGCTTCTACCGGCAGCGGGCTCACTCCAACCCCCTGGCGGACCACACGCTGCGCTA TCCCACGAAACCTGAGGAAATGAACTGGGCTGAGCACTATCCTGAGTTCTTCGCCCCGTTGACCAAAGATGACCGTCACGATGACCCAAAGGACTCCGAGGAGAGAGTGAAGCCAGCGGTGCAAGTTGAATTTGCTGATATTGGCTGCGGTTATGGGGGCTTGTTGG TCGAGTtgtctcccctcttccccaacaCCTTAATGCTGGGCCTGGAGATTCGAGTGAAGGTCTCGGATTACGTCCGTGACCGGATCCAGTCTCTGAGAGCATCCCATCCCGGGCAGTACCAGAACATCGCCTGTGTCCGCAGCAATGCCATGAAGCACCTGCCCAACTTCTTCCACAAGGGGCAG CTGGCCAAGATGTTCTTCCTCTTCCCGGACCCACACTTCAAGAAGACTAAGCACAAGTGGCGGATCATCAGCTCTACGCTGCTGGCCGAATACGCCTACGTCCTGCGCATTGGG GGCCTGGTGTATACCATCACTGATGTGGAAGAGGTGCACGAGTGGATGGTTGGGCACTTCAGTGGGCACCCGCTCTTTGTCCAGGTGCCCTTGGAGGACTTG GGCAGCGATCCCATCGTGGGGCGTCTGGGCACCTCCACCGAGGAGGGAAAGAAGGTCCAACGGAACAGTGGCAAGACCTTCCCCGCTGTCTTCCGGCGCATCGAGGACGAAGCcctgcaggagggggttccaggcaCAGAGCAGTTCCAGGGGGCTCCAGACACGTGA